tttaggggagataccttcttagtttaggtatgttacttctatagtttagacatattactttttttttttatataatttgagaggaagtactttttttagtttaggtatgttacttctatagtttatacatgttactttttttatacggaatagttttgggagatacctttttagtttaggtatgttacttctatagtttagacatgttactgttttttaataattttagaggaggtattttttttagtttaggtatgttacttctatagtttagacatgttactttttttttataattttagatgaggtatttttttagtttaggtgtgttacttctatagtttagacatgttactttttttttatacggaatagttttaggggatgtacatttttagtttaggtatgttacttctatagtttagacatattacttttttttttcataattttaaaggaggtatttttttagtttaggtatgttacttctatagtttagatctgttacttttttttttagttttaggggaggtacgctattggtttcgcgctcgtcacaccatcaagttgatggtgtgactggtctcacaggagacgcgctgttGAATTTAGGGAACTTTCAAGAAATTtagagtttttatttttatttttttatgaggaagttttcaaacttattatcTATTCTCGTGATGTAATTTGAAGAGAAAGAATAAATAGTCAGAAATATGTTGAGATCAATATCATATAAATACCAAAAGTGAGCAATTAAGTGCACTAGTGACATCTAAATTATACAAAGTACATCAAGTACTAAGtatttaaaaatattatataacATTTAAAGTCAATTAAAAAAATGGATTATGATTTTATGACTTGTCGAAATGTACTGGAAGAGCACATCTTCAATCTGTAATTTTCATTGGAATGTTTCCTTCCATTGCTTATTTGACTCTTCACATTGTAGATCGTGATCATTGGATATTTTCTATGCATAATGTATCTTTCATTTAATTGGctctttattattaattatacatTAAAAACATCTTGATCAAAGGGTGAAAAGTTATAATAAAGCACtttaccaaaaataaaatttgagtGGACTTCCAAAATTGTTTCTAATCAGTGTCAAAGCGGGTAATCAGTGGCGGAGCTAGATAGGTGCGGTGGACCCTCCAAATaaaactggaaaaaaaaaacttatagctGAGAGCTAAGAGACGAGGTATTATAGAGAACCGATCTCCTAGGTTATACTTAAAAACACCCCCTCATACTTAAGAGATCAGTATACTATAGATATAATCCTAAGGGAACAGTCTTTAGAAACAACCGTTCTCTTAGAATTTTGAATAACTACAGGGGGGTTATCTTAAGAGAGCAGTCTTTAGAAATAATTGGCCTCTTagagttttgaatttaaatACCCCTCTTTAATTAAGTTattcttttcagttttcaccaCACATAAGAAAACCGTAGAGAATAATTGTAATATTTTTGTAGGATTGTAAtatgaatattgattaatttaaggACGATACATTTCTTTAGTAATATATTGTGTGTTGTGGAGGATCACCCGACACAATACTCTAAAAATCTTAGGAACGTCACTGCCGacaccccaaaaaaaaatttcTGGCTCCGCCACTGCGGGTAATTGGTTGGTAACGGATTGGTTATAATCAATTCGGGTATAACCGTATAATTTAGTTTGACCATTGTGCTCATACAAATTGAATGTGTGAAATTTTTTGGGTAATTTCGATATGTATCGGATATTGGTTGGATCATATCAGTTTTTGACAACACTACATATTCTGCCAAGTGGGTCCACAtatctgattttaattaatttccctTCTTTTCCTTAAAAATCACGATTTCACTCATTTTTTCCATTCTACTCTTCACTCGGTAATATACatttttataactaaaataaattttggtAAATtgtaataagttcagataagttatcaatgaaaaataagtgaGATTCCGCTGAATAGAATGCtcactaaaaatcaaatcaattaaggtataaaatttcaattaaaaatcaaatcattagttttcgacgtgaaagaaaatATTAAAGGAAATTGTGGAAATAAAGAAGAGAAACGaagaaattttaaaattcaaaaaatatatatatatattatatatatatatatatatatagaggtttttttttttttttttttttttgacaagtatatatatagaggttatatatatatatagaggttATACTTGACGAACATCATAATGGGAACCATTGCGGGATTGtaactttcaaaacatttttcaaaataaaataaaattataaggGTTAACTTTCAAAAAATGAAATCATAAGGTGTTAACttccaaaaatatatataatgtgGTGATTTGTGAGTATCAAAAATCTCTTAAAGAAAAATGATGGAACAATTGAAAATTCGGGAGCATTTGGTGAAAATAATGTTTATTAATTATGTAAGCAAACATGTAGGCTTGGATAAGtttattcaatttttcttttcgAAAGCAAAGCCTCTATCTCAAATTGCGATTATACCTAGCAAAACCAGCGAAACTACTATATCAGATAGCGGTTATACTAAACAAAGTCGCTATATGAGATAGCGATTTTACTTAATTAAACCATCATTAATATCAATGATAGGAGTTCATCTTCTTTCTCTGTTAGTATTCGGCAATACCAGTCAATAAAACCCCGACCAATTATCAAAACAAGTTATATTTCAATCATGCATACTACAATTAtgaagtacttcctccgtttcgcaatagatgcatcgtttctcttttggacactattcattaactaactttgacaattattctttcacattatgtaaaaataaacataatcaagtgagatcttgttaaatttgtATCAATGtgaggattccaaatatcaattttttagaatttttacttacacgcaattagagatattaatgatcaaagaaacatgttgGGATACGTGAAAATAGAAGTGATGCATCCTttgcggaacggaggaagtactattTAATAACACAATTGCAATTTGATATTAAAGAGCATGCAATTTGACCTTCACATATGAAGAAAGTTCATATTATCATCCTATTGGATGCTAATTTTGATATTAAAATAGAAATTCAGAAAGAAAATAAAGTAGGGCGAGTATTGACAACGAAGGGATATATGTGTTGTGGTACCACGACTTGCTTCCATGTTCGTGGATTTTGACAGGCAGATCGTCGACGTGGGGAGGCAGTGTTAGACCACGACTTTGGGGGTGTCGATGGCTGGTGGTTATTAATGGAAGTAGTTATACATGTTTGGAATATTAAAAGGTAGTTACACTAGTAAAACCGTTATATGAGATAGAGATTTTGTTGGATATAGTCGTTATCTCAGATATCAATTTTGTTCTAAAAAACAAACCTCATACATTGCCTACGTGGACGGTAGTTTGGTACTTaaatttcttttcaacataagtGATTGGTAATTTTCAaaactttttttgaaaataaaataaagttataAGGAttaacttaaaaaaataaaatcattcACTTTTGATTGTCTTTGGACCGTTAGTAGCTTGTAACAAAAACATATGTACGTTAACTAATTTTGTTCAATTCACATAGGTTACAATTTTAGTACAAAAGACTGAAAGGTGTACATTGTCGTCAACGAATCAAAGATATTTCGTagtattgaattatttatagttttccaaaatgacaaaaaCATAGGGGGATAAGAATTGGCGAGACAAGAATCAGTTTAAAAACAACTCAACTCAACTCAACTAACACGTCCCTAACTCAGTGATCCTCACTATAAAATCCTTGAGGCCACCCTTAATTCGACATCCTGAAAACCAAATAAAAGGAgactacaaaatcaaaatcaaaatcaaaagttgggaaaaaaaaagaaaaccaccaaaaataataaaaaagctcCAAAATTTGCAGCCGACCAAATAATACGAATCGAAATTCAAAGAAATTCCGGCATCCGAATCCGAATCCGAATCCGAATCCGAATCCAAATCCAAATCTAACGCTTAAAAATTCATTCTCCTATCCTCCCAACTGGCAGAATCATACCCAGGCGAAATCGGCGAAGACGACGACGAAGAAGACGAAGATATATTTATGACAGCGAGTTCAACAACAACGACCGCATTAATCATCATTTTTTGTTAGGAGatctaataataaataaagatgTTGCAAGTATTTTTCGCGGTTGCATTCTCTGCTGTGCCATTAACGCTATACATCCCGCCTTTACGAAGCCTGAATCTCTTCGTCGACACCGTCGAGGATGCGGTTCGTCAGACGGGGAGTTATGCGGTTAGAGCTTACCCTCGTATTCACAGAGCTTTTCAGCGCCTTCTCACTCTTATTTTAAGGCGTCTTCGACCTTAAGATCTTTACTTCGGACATCAATGGCTAATGATGATATACACGGGACTCGATCCTAGATTTTGGTGTCATCGCGCCCAAGATTTTGACCAGCTATTTTAAGATAGTTGGCATCCACACAACATAACCTAACTGTAAATATTATCTTTTTCTAATTTCTAATTTCTGATTTCCGATTTTTaacctttttaattttattttgagaTGCCCAGTTTTGGGGAGCTGTTTGGATTGtgggttttgaattttatttattttaatggatTGAATTTTGGTGGAGACAAATTGGATGATGAGATTCTCTATTGTATAACCATACATTCTTTGTAAATTCTCctcctcttttttcttttctttttatccTTAATTAATATGGAGCTGACATGGGTTTGATGTGCATTATTAGAAATTCGAATGTAGTCggttgttttttattttatttttgtggaAATTCGAATACAATTTCCCTTTAGTTGTTCTTCTTTCATTTGTTAGATTGTTAGTACTTGATTTCATTATCCTGCATTAAGCTATTGTTGAAATGAAGTAGCTATTGAGGTAATATAGGATTAtgttataataataatactctGTCTCTGTCCATTGGGATTTCTCTTTGGAATAATATTGTATTGTATGGTTAAATTCCTTTGATTTGCCTTTAATTTTGAAATGATACAGTTCAATATCTTGCTTGAATTCTGTTTACTGGCACTTGTAAATAATATAGTCCATTTCCTTGTTCGTTTCTGGTTTACATATCTAACAATTGTGGGATACCAGGTACTGAAAATCTTGATGTCTGTAATTATGATACAGTTCAATTTCTGCTTGAACTTGTAAATCTCAAGACTTGTGATTTATCAAAAAACAGTCCCTTTACTTGATTAAGAAGTCTTTAGATTCTGTTTTGGGCTCTGATGGTAATGAAAACTTGTTCCGTCAGTGCCTATCAAGCTCTTTTTATAAGTTTATTCTTATGCAGTTACTTACAATGACACCCTGTAAATATAATCCTTGTGATAATCATATGTATGAAGTTCAGGTTATTGTTTCATTTCTCCCTCAGTGGAAGTGTGGTATCTAACTTGAATGACACGGGTGGGAGATATGTAGCAATTAAATCTGTGAAAAACACTCTTCAACGAGACAAAAGCTATGAAACTTCCAATGTTGCTtgctgtggtggtggtggtggtggcagtGTTGTGCCTGCCACACATGCCTCCGCGGCACCACCAGTTTGGTGGTCGTTGCGGGTTCCTTTTCCACGTGTCCAATTGTCATCAATACACTCAGCTTACCGCTGTCTTGATTAAGTTTGATCAGTTCACTCAACTTACTCATATGAAAAAGTTAACAACCATAGTGTAACATGAAACAACACCAGGAAATACAAACTTCCACTTAAAACAACTTTTATTGCTGGAGCTTACGCCTTCTTTTTGGGATAGAGTCTTCAATATGAAAGTTTTAAACTAACAGTCCCAAGGCTCTTTAGAGAGTTAGAGCCACCCACTCTACTTGTGAGTTTGTGATAACTCTTTATTGTAAAAGATACCATTTTGTGAATGGAGCAAGTTTGAGTAACCACTCCTATTGTTCTAGTTGCACCATTACCTAACTTGCCACCTTCAAACAATAAAACTAACCCCCCCATTAACAATACCATCTATAGCTATATATTACTTGATAGTACCCTCTTCCTCTACAAGCAATCTCCTCAATTATCTCATCTTCATCTTTCATATAGTTTCCAAAGTTAGTATTATAATTCAACCCCAAAAGAGCAAGAGAAAATGTCACACCATCATGAATCATCAACTATCAACATCCAGGAGCCAATAAAGTCAGAGGCAAGAGGCAAGTTTGGGGCCATGAAAGTTGTTAAAGCTATGGGATCATCAGGAGGTGGAGCCTTAAAAAGAGGGCTCGCCATTTTCGACTTCATCCTGAGACTTGCTGCTTTAGCTGCTGCTCTTGGTGCTACTATTGCCATGGGAACCAGCGACCAAACCCTCAATTTCTTCACCCAATTTTTCCAGTTTCGTGCTAGATATGATGATCTCCCTGCTTTCTCGTAAGTTCATCTTAGTCCTCGTTCTATTTTAGTATAATACTTGTACTTATTACAAATGTTAAGTGTATATAACAATGTACGTGAAAATTGCAGATTTTTTGTGGCTGCAAATGCAGTGGCAAGTGGATACCTAGTCCTTTCCTTGCCATTCTCTATAGTCAGCATAGTGAGGCCACAGGCTTCAGGGGTGAGGATGCTACTCATAATCTTCGACACGGTACTTATTTTAcccattttatttaaacaatacTCCACATTTGTAGCAAAATTAGTGTCCGATTCATACAATTTAATTAACATTGTTACATTGTATGATATGTAAAATGGGTTTGTGTTTCAGATAGCAGTAGCACTTATATCAGCAGGTGCaggagcagcagcagctatAGTGTACTTGGCACACAAGGGAAACAACAAGATCAACTGGGCGGCTATTTGTCAACAGTTTGGCAGTTTCTGCGAGCGTGTTAGTGGAGCTGTTGTTGCGTCCTTCATTGCAGCTTTCATCTTCATTCTCCTCGTTTTCATCTCTGCTGCCTCCCTTAAGAAAAACTAATTGTTTCTCAAGCCTTGAATATATTCATCTTTTTATGACAAATCAAatgtatttttcttattatgtttaatttgtaccttctttttcttctttttaaatttaattatgaaaTGGATTTGAATTTGCATCAACTCTTGTTTACTTCGGATTAGTTTTTGATGTCAAAAACAcgaatttaattagtttttcaTAGTACTAGCTTGAGTTAGCTTGTTCCTAATAAATCCACTACACGTACCTATGGATTATGGACTACAAGAAACAAGTATCGGATGCACCGTACTCAAAAGTAGTTCATAATAACCAGGTTTTACTTGGTGTAGTCTATTGGGGTTGAGCTCGATCATAAGCTCCGCTCTTGGGGTCGTTTGGTTAACATAAGAAGTAGAATTTCACATGAAATGCAAATTTATAGGAAATGAGTTCCTTAATTAAATTCGTGGGAACTTCTTAAAGTGTTTGGTTAATAATGTGGAATTAGCTTCCCACGGAAATTTCTACTTACCTAGGAGACTAGGTAAGCAAATTCCCCCATTTTGGGAAGTTAAAATTCGTAGGAGGTTTTACTTCCCCCATTTCATCAAAATTTTGTCAATCAAACAACTCACAAACTTTGTAATTCCTAAGAATTCTAACTTCCCATGTTATTGTATGCCAACCAAACAACACCTTAATAATTTAGGGCATTTGCGATGAGATTGTCGCTCTTATATAGTGTTACATAAGGGTTTGCTTGGTTGACATGGAAATTTAATTCCCATAGGAAATGTAATTCAAGGGAAATTACTTCCCTTTCCTTGTTAAATTCATGAGAATTTCCTTAACTTCTTTGGTTGACAACATGTGAATTTCTAATTTGATTGACCAAGAGATAGGTATTTTACTTTCCATGTTTTGTAGGAATTCCAACTTCCCAGTAATTCCAACTTCCTCCTTTTTACCTttttatgtcaaccaaacaactacaCTATCTATAAATTCCTGTGAATTTCCACTTTTTCCATTTTTaattgtcaaccaaacaacctcTAAGTATGTCTAAATTGTTATACAGTTTAAGAGCACACCTTAGAATAGGGCCTTACCCCATTAATTATCCACCACAAATTCAAAAGTTGTTACTTAATTAGAATTAGGCTAGAACTCTAATACCAATATCTTAGTAGAGTCTATCTTATATTCATATTCCTAAGCATTAGTATTTAGGTAAGCCTTCTAATTGCTTATATTTCCGACGTAGACTAGCAATAGGTATCTTATTTATACTATATGTATCGTGGTCATCAATAATCAACACCAAGCTTTTctcatctctattatattttaCATGGTATCAAAAGCAAGGTACCCATAAAACCGTTTTCTTTCCAATGGCAGACGATGAAGCCACACCGCCTCCCCCACCTGATCAATTGAAGGCCATAGCAGGCCTATTTGGCCGCACACCTGTTCCGAACCACCGACTTAATGATTTAATGCCAATTCTTGGATAATTGACACCGGAGCAACGCATTGTAGACGCCTAGACGCCTTTAGCTTATATTTGTCCCTAGGTCCGAagcggtgtgttcgatgatgaaactataacccaCTTGTCAACAATGCACTACGATAAGCTGAACACCATCCGGAGCAGAACCTGTTAAATATAGTAACTTCCATAAATAGAAAGATTCTTAAAATAGACTGGATACGACACATACTTAGTCTGTTGGTTGCATCGATAGAAAGATAGAATACAATTGTTCGCATTGCAGCACACCTATATGCGCCACAATGTTCTAGTCCTTGCCTTCAGGCTCTATAATAACATAGCTCGGATAATAACACTTCCCAAACTCATACTTATTGGGAACAATGCATGTAAATTATAACCACAATTACTCAAACAAGCTTGCGAGTGCCTAGAATACGCTCGTTAACCCGTTTAGCAAATGATACATCCTTACAAAGTCAAGTCTGTCTTATAAATTATTGTTTGGATCAAGAAAATCACATGATTATATAGGCCTTGGAATAAGCTTTCCATAGACTTATCATAAGCCCAAATCCGATTTAAAACGAATAAGTTATAAGGCTTTTACTTGGGCTTTGCCAAAACGGACCGACCTCCACTATTTGGGCCATAACTTGGGATTTACAAATCTCATTGATGCGAGACCGGAGGCATAAAGCTAGATTCCGTAGCTTTCCAACAAGATATAATTTGCAAGAATCCAAGTTCGTAAGAAGAAGTTATGAGCTGTTACAGATCAAATTTTATGGAAATCCGCATATCTGTT
This genomic stretch from Spinacia oleracea cultivar Varoflay chromosome 3, BTI_SOV_V1, whole genome shotgun sequence harbors:
- the LOC110786988 gene encoding casparian strip membrane protein 2; this encodes MSHHHESSTINIQEPIKSEARGKFGAMKVVKAMGSSGGGALKRGLAIFDFILRLAALAAALGATIAMGTSDQTLNFFTQFFQFRARYDDLPAFSFFVAANAVASGYLVLSLPFSIVSIVRPQASGVRMLLIIFDTIAVALISAGAGAAAAIVYLAHKGNNKINWAAICQQFGSFCERVSGAVVASFIAAFIFILLVFISAASLKKN